The Fibrobacter sp. UWR3 nucleotide sequence GGGTTTCGATAATGGAGAAGCCGAACGACGCGCCGGCATGGAATCCCGTCAGGGGCGATTCCTTTTTAGCAAAGGGGTAGAACGTAAAGCCGCCACCAAGGAACAGTCGCGTTGAAAGGGAATGGAGTTCACTGTAACGAATATACTCCTCATGCTCGACCCAATGATTGTGGAATGCATAGCCATCATCGTCGCCAGTGTATTCCACGGGCTCCTTCACCACATAACAGTCAAAATTATGGAACCCTTCGGTGTAAGTCCCCTGAATGACGCCAAATACGGCCAGCTTTTCCCAACCATAGCCTACCTTCAGGTCAAGCACGGGGCCATAGCCCACGTACTCCACCTTGTCGCGTGGCGCATATTCCCCGCTGGGACCCGTATCCTCGCAACCCTCAATGCCGAGGCATTCCCCCACATGGTCATCGGCCTGCTGCAACCTGCGGGGGCGTTCCTGCTCAACATAGTCCGCCTTGGCAATGCCCAAGGAGCCCTCCAGATAAAGCCCTTCGGCCGAAGCGCCCGCCGCAACAACACAAGCCGCCAAGATGCAATTCTTAAAAACGTTTCCCATAAATCCTCCTCATGCAATACAAGTAAAGTAGCACCATTGTAGTCTGTATTTCGCAGGCTTAATGCAAAAATGCGTCCTATTCCTTGTTCCGGATGCAGCGCACGTAGCGGTACGCCTTCTTCCATGCCGGGAGCTGCAGGTCAAATATATCGAAGTTGTACAGGTCAAAACCGAAACGATAGGCGTGGTTCACGCTTTCCTCGGTAGACGACCAGAACCCGACAGTGCTATCGGAGAACGACTCTACCGTCGGGTCGTAGATGCCCGACACAAGAATGCGGAATCCGGAAAGGTCAGACCCTATGGTGATATCGTCACGCTTGCTGTCTTCGGGTTTCGCCATCAGGCTTATATACACAGGTTCGCTTCCATTGTGCTTGTCGACGTAGGCCTCCAGCGTCAACCAATCCTTCTGGGTCGGGACAGTCCAGCCTTCCGGGCATATCCCCGGCGACAGCGGGAAGTTCCCCTTGCACATCCAGCCCGGGCCACATTCATTCTCGGCGCGGCCCATCGCCTGGGCATACGTGTACAGCCGCCCGAACTTTTCGCAATTGGCGAGACTGTCCCTGATGCACGCGGACCCGGGAACATCGTAATTCAGGTTCTCCCCCATCCAGGTCTGCGTCCCGATTGTCACCGTGCAATACGTGTGACCGTCGCGGGCATCCACCAGCGCCCCGCATTCACGCTCGTACGTGAGGGTGGAATCGCCTGAATCCACAGAACTGGAGGAACTTTCGGGCCGTTCCGCAGGAGCGCTGGAACTGCTGGATGCCTGCGGATTGGATTCGGAAGAAGCAACACTGCTCGAGGAAACGCCCGGCTTTTCGCCAGAAGAGGACTGAACCTTCTCGCTGGAAGAGGAACGCTCGACACCGCTCGAAAAATCCCGCGCAGAACATGACGAGGGAATCAACGAGCTTGATGAAGAACGCCCGGAACCCGAAGTGTCCGAAAGCGCCTCGCTCGAAGAATACGTATCGTCTGCGTAGGGATTGTCCAGGACGGCGGTCGTAGAACCATCATCGCTACAGGCAAGCAGGAACGCACAGCAGGCGCAACCGAGAATTACAGATAAACTTTTCATGCCACTCAATATAACAAATTAGAACCTGATCGTGACATCCAGGCGCTTGGTATCCCTCGTTACGGCTATGTAGATTACACTATAGCTCGTAAACCCGACAAACCCTGCAAGCGTTATCCAGCCCACGTCCTTCCAGTCGTACGGCTTGTCCATCGCATACGCAATCGGGAATTCGGCAATCATCGCCGCTAGAGCCGTGAAGGCCCCACCCATAATGCCGCCATACAATCCCCAAAGCAAATCCATCTTCTCGTCCTTGTACATGTGGATTGACTTCACGGAATTTATCTGGTCCCCCAGTTGCATGTTTATCCAGCCCCTCCACTGGTCTCTAGACAAGTCCCTAGGCATCCCATCCTTGACGTAGGTGTCCCCGACATCGCTCGCCATTATAGGCTTATCGCCAGCATCAAGGAACTCGATGCGGCATTCCGGGTCAGAATCAGCCGATGACCAGCATCTATAAAAGTCAACAACGGTCTCTATAGGGTATCTCGCAACCCCTTCCGCATTCCAATACCACAACAGGGACGCCCTGGAAGACGTGTCCATATTCAGGAACGCTTCACGCGACGCTTTGAAAGCGTACTTGCGGATTTCAACTTCCTTGCCGTCGATGACTGCCGTATCAAGGACAGGTTCCGGCCTGCGGGTTGCCAATTCGGGATTGTGTCCGAACTGCCCCTCGACAAGGTTTGTGTCCGGCATAATCTCGGCCGCCGCCGGCAAGGGGAACAACAAGGCGCAGACGACTATGTATAAACTAAATCTCAATGCTCTTTCCCTTTAGGTAACACCCTAAATGTAATTCATTTTCAACGGGAAAGGACACCCCGTGATCAACCTGTCGATAACAGGAAAAAACACGGGGACAAAGTGCTTCTACAAACCGTTTAAAAACTAAATAACAAACTGTTGCGTGAGCCAAAAGCAAGTGAGCATACGGAGGTTCAGCACCCGAAACGACGAACGAGCGGTCGCTCGTGAGCCAAAAGCGACTCGTATCAACGAGTCGCGATGGCGAAAGCACTTTGACCACTTAGCGCTTTAGCGCTTATGTGGGCATGGTCCCCCTTGCGGGGAGAGTGAGCATACGGAGGTTCAGCGCCCGAAACGACGAACGAGCGGTCGCTCGTGAGCCAAAAGCGACTCGTATCAACGAGCCGCGATGGCGAGAGCGAGTGAGAAACAGGAAGTTCTCTATCTGAAATGACGAACGAGCGGTCGCTTTAGGAAACCCGCAGGGACTAACAGTCACAAGGGTTTCCTCCCGGTATAAACATTCCTGCTCGCGAAAAAGAAACAAACTATTTTCTGCCGGAGCACTCTCTTGTGTTTCTTTGCGTAGATGAGGACCTTGCAAAGCGAACACTGGAACGAAGTGATTGTGTGAGCGTGCAAGGCCGTCATCGTAGCAAACATTATAAAAACCATAGATCCTATCGCACTATCGCTACGCTCCAGGGCTCCAGGATGACAATACAGAAAAGGCTCGCTTTGTAAGCGAGCCTCTCTCTAGGATAATTCTGTGCTAAGGCAAGAATTAGAAACGGAAGTGGGCGAAAGCCTTGTTGGCTTCGGCCATCTTGTGCGTATCGTTCTTCTTGCGGACAGCGTTGCCTTCACCGTTCTTGGCAGCAACGAGTTCGGCAGCAAGGCGGTCGGCCATGTTGGGTTCGTTGCGGTTGCGGGCGGCTTCGAGGAGCCAGCGGAGGGCGAGAGCCTTGGCGCGGTCCGGAGCGACTTCCATAGGAACCTGGTAGTTCGCACCACCGACGCGGCGGGACTTGACTTCGACGCGCGGCTTGATGTTTTCGAGGCAGAGTTCGAACTTCTCGAGAGCGGTTTCCTTGCCTTCGAGCTTCTTGTCGAGTTCATCGAGGGCGGTGTAAACGATCTGTTCGGCGATGGTCTTCTTGCCCTGCTTGAGCACGACACCGACGAGTTCGGTCACGAGAGTGGACTTGAAACGCGGATCCGGGAGGATGGAGCGATGGAGAGCCTTTCTTCTTCTAGACATATTCTACTTCCTTACTTCTTTGCCGGAGCGGCGCCTTTCTTCTTAACACCATACTTGGAACGACCGTTCTGGCGACCGTTAACGGCCTGGGTATCCAGGGCGCCACGGATGATGTGGTAACGAACACCCGGAACATCCTTCACACGGCCACCGCGGATGAGCACGATGGAGTGTTCCTGGAGGTTGTGTCCTTCGCCGGGGATGTAAGCCGTAACTTCCATCTTGTTGGAAAGACGCACACGGGCAATCTTACGAAGAGCAGAGTTCGGCTTCTTCGGAGTGCTGGTGTAGACACGGGTGCAAACGCCACGCTTCTGCGGGCAGGACTTCAAGGCCACGGAAGCGGTCTTGTTGCTGATCTGTTCACGTCCGTTGCGGACGAGCTGTTGAATAGTAGGCACTATTAATCTCCTAGATTTTGGAGTGCAAATATAGTTTTTTTTCCAAAGTTTTCAAGTACATGGCCAAAATTAGTCCACATCTTCTTCGTCAGAGGATCCCATATCGAAATCCTGCATCTGGATTCCGGTATCGGAGGAACTGTATTCGGCCTGTACGTTCTGCAAACGCCGGCGTTCTTCCATTTCGGCATCGGCATCGATCACCTGGACGTTCCTCAGGTGGCGGGCACCGGTACCGCACGGAATGAGACGGCCCATGATCACGTTCTCCTTGAGGCCCAGGAGCGGGTCAACCTGCCCTTCGATAGAAGCGCGGGTAAGGATCTTGGTGGTTTCCTGGAACGAGCAGGCAGAGATGAAGCTGTCTGTCGCGAGGGAAGCCTTCGTGATACCCAGGAGCATCGGCGTGTATTCTGCAGGCTGCTTGCCCAGCGCGCGCAAACGGTCGTTTTCGGCGCGGAGACGAGCCTTGGAAATTTCCTCGCCCGGAAGCAGGTCGGAATCACCGGAAGCGGTAATGCGGACCTTGCGCATCATCTGGCGGACGATACATTCGATGTGCTTATCTGCGATAGCCACACCCTGCAGACGGTAAACCGCCTGGATTTCGTTCACCAAGTGACGCTGCACTTCTTCAGGACCGAGGATATCGAGGATGTCGTGCGGATCGGCGCTACCTTCGCTAATCTTCTGGCCAGCGCGGACGCGGTCACCCTCGTTAACAGCCAAGTGGACACCGCGGGGAACCAGCACTTTCCTTTCCTCGGTATCGCTCTTGATGATAACTTCCTGGTTGTTGCGAACTTCGTTACCCATAGAGACGAGACCGTCCATCGGGGCAAGTACCGCAGTGTTCTTCGGCTTGCGGGCTTCGAAGAGTTCGGCCACGCGCGGAAGACCACCGGTAATGTCGCGGGTCTTACCTGCGGCACGCGGGAGTTTCGCAACCGTAGAACCGACAGCCACCATGTCGCCGTCCTTAACCGTAAGGATGGCGCCATCCGGAAGCATGGAGTTACCGACCTTGTTGCCGGAAGCGTCGAGGACGGTGATAGCCGGACGGAGCTGCTTTGCGCTGCCACCGTGCTTTTCGCTAATCACGACCCACGTTTCGACGTCGGTGTTCTCGTCGCGTTCTACGCGGAATGTCTTGTTTTCAACGAGGTCGACAAGCTTCACCTTACCGGCCACGTTGGTGATAATCGGGCTGTTGTACGGATCCCATTCGAACATCACCTGGTCCTTCTTGACCTGGGCGTTGTTCTCGACGAACATGATTGCGCCATACGGGATCTGGTAACGACCCTTGTTAATACCTGTTGTGTCGTAAATGACGAGTTCCGCCATACGGCTCGTAACGACCTTCTGGCCCTCGTGTTCGACAGTAACGAGCTGTTCGAGTTCCACGCGGCCGTCCACGATAGCCTTCTTGTTGTTCTCGACAGTCAAGCGAGAAGAAGCACCACCGATGTGGAAGGTACGGAGGGTAAGCTGCGTACCCGGTTCACCGATGGACTGGGCTGCAAGCACGCCGACTGCTTCGCCGAGGTCGACGGGGCGACCGGACGCCAGCATACGGCCGTAGCACTTGGAGCACACGCCGGTGCGGGAATCGCAAGTGAGCACGGAACGCATCTTGATGTGTTCGAGACCGGTTGCGGAAATCTTCGGGAGGTCACGTTCGGTGACGAGTTCGCCAGCCTTCACGATCACTTCGCCCGTAACCGGGTGCTTGATATCTTCGACGGGGGCGCGACCGAGCAAGCGTTCTTCCAGCGGGATCACGGTATCGTCGCCGTCCTTGAAGGCGGAAACTTCGATGCCGTTGGTGGTACCGCAGTCAGCTTCGGTCACGACGAGGTCCTGGCCCACGTCCACGAGACGACGGGTAAGGTAACCAGCGTCAGCCGTCTTAAGGGCGGTATCGGCAAGACCCTTACGGGCACCGTGAGACGAGATGAAGTATTCCATCACGTTAAGGCCTTCACGGAAGCAGGACTTAATCGGGTTCTCGATAACTTCCTGACCGCCGAGCTGCTTGATAGGCTTCTGCATCAGGCCACGCATACCGGACAGCTGCATAATCTGCTGGCGGCTACCACGAGCACCAGAGTCAGCCATCATGTACACCGGGTTGAAGCCGTCGCGGTCGTGGGAAAGCAAATCCCACTGCTTGGCAGCAACGTCGCTAGTGGTCTTGGACCACACGTCAATAATCTGGTTGTAACGTTCACCGTCGGTAATCACGCCGTCTTCGTAGAGGCTGCGGATTTCGTTCACCTTCTGGGTGGCGGCATCGAGCATGGCCTGCTTCTCTTCCGGAATCACCATTTCGGCGATAGCCACGGAGGAACCGGCGCGGGTTGCCCACTTGTAACCGTTGGCCTTGAGGTTGTCGAGGTATTCGACAGTCACGCGGTTGCCGGTACGGCGGTACAGGTCGTCGATGGACTTCGCGATGACCTTCTTGCCGAAGGTTTCGTTCGCGTAGCCGAGTTCGTTCGGAACGAACTCGTTGAAGATGATGCGACCGATGGTCGTCTTGATAACGTTCGGTTCCTTGAGGGTAAGGAACTTGACCTTTTCGCC carries:
- a CDS encoding FISUMP domain-containing protein: MKSLSVILGCACCAFLLACSDDGSTTAVLDNPYADDTYSSSEALSDTSGSGRSSSSSLIPSSCSARDFSSGVERSSSSEKVQSSSGEKPGVSSSSVASSESNPQASSSSSAPAERPESSSSSVDSGDSTLTYERECGALVDARDGHTYCTVTIGTQTWMGENLNYDVPGSACIRDSLANCEKFGRLYTYAQAMGRAENECGPGWMCKGNFPLSPGICPEGWTVPTQKDWLTLEAYVDKHNGSEPVYISLMAKPEDSKRDDITIGSDLSGFRILVSGIYDPTVESFSDSTVGFWSSTEESVNHAYRFGFDLYNFDIFDLQLPAWKKAYRYVRCIRNKE
- the rpsG gene encoding 30S ribosomal protein S7, producing the protein MSRRRKALHRSILPDPRFKSTLVTELVGVVLKQGKKTIAEQIVYTALDELDKKLEGKETALEKFELCLENIKPRVEVKSRRVGGANYQVPMEVAPDRAKALALRWLLEAARNRNEPNMADRLAAELVAAKNGEGNAVRKKNDTHKMAEANKAFAHFRF
- the rpsL gene encoding 30S ribosomal protein S12, whose amino-acid sequence is MPTIQQLVRNGREQISNKTASVALKSCPQKRGVCTRVYTSTPKKPNSALRKIARVRLSNKMEVTAYIPGEGHNLQEHSIVLIRGGRVKDVPGVRYHIIRGALDTQAVNGRQNGRSKYGVKKKGAAPAKK
- the rpoC gene encoding DNA-directed RNA polymerase subunit beta', whose amino-acid sequence is MSEEMMEVQDNAGDISIHLAAPDLIRYWSFGEVTKPETINYRTYKPERDGLFCEKIFGPVKNWECNCGKFKRARYKGVICDRCGVEVTHSRVRRERMGHIELAIPLAHTWFVRNQPCVIGALLGLNTKDLEQVIYYERYVVIDKGDAELEENQLIDETTYQDLVAEGRKFDARMGASAIKLLLDRLDLTELSKRLRDQARSNSRTKVDEAIKHLKIVDAFRKSQMESFRSYYNNPKGSADRDTGKAWLKGLAEAVAEFKADYESKHDDFVLADAYEAFRTEYPNEARLLANQPSWMILDVLPVIPPDLRPLVPLEGGRFATSDLNELYRRVINRNNRLKKLIDIRAPNVILCNEKRMLQEAVDQLFDSGRRSARAGGARPMKSLAELLKGKQGRFRMNLLGKRVDYSGRSVIVVGPELQMHQCGLPKRMALELYKPFIIQRLEEDGIVYTLKSAKKYVDAERPEVWDILEEIIEDHPVMLNRAPTLHRLGIQAFYPKLIEGNAIRLHPLVCTAFNADFDGDQMAVHLPLSFETQLECRVLMLSSNNILHPASGQPIAVPGQDIVLGLYYLTKPRPGRKGEGMHFFDAAEAIRAYENEVVDLNATVYLKLPAGRKIYMGALEKDCVCVREIADDNGNIEENVKAGEKVKFLTLKEPNVIKTTIGRIIFNEFVPNELGYANETFGKKVIAKSIDDLYRRTGNRVTVEYLDNLKANGYKWATRAGSSVAIAEMVIPEEKQAMLDAATQKVNEIRSLYEDGVITDGERYNQIIDVWSKTTSDVAAKQWDLLSHDRDGFNPVYMMADSGARGSRQQIMQLSGMRGLMQKPIKQLGGQEVIENPIKSCFREGLNVMEYFISSHGARKGLADTALKTADAGYLTRRLVDVGQDLVVTEADCGTTNGIEVSAFKDGDDTVIPLEERLLGRAPVEDIKHPVTGEVIVKAGELVTERDLPKISATGLEHIKMRSVLTCDSRTGVCSKCYGRMLASGRPVDLGEAVGVLAAQSIGEPGTQLTLRTFHIGGASSRLTVENNKKAIVDGRVELEQLVTVEHEGQKVVTSRMAELVIYDTTGINKGRYQIPYGAIMFVENNAQVKKDQVMFEWDPYNSPIITNVAGKVKLVDLVENKTFRVERDENTDVETWVVISEKHGGSAKQLRPAITVLDASGNKVGNSMLPDGAILTVKDGDMVAVGSTVAKLPRAAGKTRDITGGLPRVAELFEARKPKNTAVLAPMDGLVSMGNEVRNNQEVIIKSDTEERKVLVPRGVHLAVNEGDRVRAGQKISEGSADPHDILDILGPEEVQRHLVNEIQAVYRLQGVAIADKHIECIVRQMMRKVRITASGDSDLLPGEEISKARLRAENDRLRALGKQPAEYTPMLLGITKASLATDSFISACSFQETTKILTRASIEGQVDPLLGLKENVIMGRLIPCGTGARHLRNVQVIDADAEMEERRRLQNVQAEYSSSDTGIQMQDFDMGSSDEEDVD